From the genome of Nicotiana sylvestris chromosome 2, ASM39365v2, whole genome shotgun sequence, one region includes:
- the LOC104213252 gene encoding fructose-bisphosphate aldolase 1, chloroplastic-like, translating into MASASLLKTSPVLDKTEFVKGQSLRQPSVSVVRCQPAAPSALTVRASSYADELVKTAKTIASPGRGILAMDESNATCGKRLASIGLENTEANRQAYRTLLVSVPGLGDYISGAILFEETLYQSTVEGKKIVDVLVEQNIVPGIKVDKGLVPLAGSNDESWCQGLDGLASRSAAYYQQGARFAKWRTVVSIPNGPSALAVKEAAWGLARYAAISQDNGLVPIVEPEILLDGEHNIDRTFEVAKKVWAEVFFYLAENNVMFEGILLKPSMVTPGAECKERATPQQVADYTLNLLRQRIPPAVPGIMFLSGGQSEVEATLNLNAMNQGPNPWHVSFSYARALQNTCLTTWGGRPENVQAAQEALLVRAKANSLAQLGKYAGEGESEEAKKGMFVKGYVY; encoded by the exons atggcATCAGCATCTCTCCTCAAGACATCTCCAGTTCTTGACAAGACTGAGTTTGTAAAAGGGCAGTCCCTCCGCCAGCCATCAGTCTCCGTCGTCCGCTGTCAGCCAGCTGCTCCCTCTGCTCTTACTGTCCGTGCTAGCTCCTATGCCGATGAGCTCGTTAAAACTGCG AAAACTATTGCATCCCCTGGACGTGGAATTTTGGCGATGGATGAGTCCAATGCTACCTGCGGGAAGCGTTTAGCCTCAATCGGTTTGGAGAACACTGAGGCTAACCGCCAGGCGTACAGGACACTACTTGTTTCAGTTCCTGGACTTGGGGACTATATCTCTGGTGCCATCCTCTTTGAGGAGACACTTTATCAATCAACCGTCGAAGGAAAGAAAATTGTTGATGTGCTGGTTGAGCAGAACATTGTTCCTGGTATTAAGGTTGACAAG GGTCTTGTTCCCTTGGCTGGCTCAAACGATGAATCATGGTGTCAAGGTCTAGATGGCCTTGCCTCCCGCTCTGCTGCTTACTACCAACAAGGTGCCCGTTTCGCCAAATG GCgtactgttgtgagcattccCAATGGTCCTTCTGCACTTGCAGTTAAGGAAGCAGCCTGGGGTCTTGCTCGCTATGCTGCCATTTCTCAG GACAATGGGTTGGTACCCATCGTTGAGCCAGAGATCTTACTTGATGGTGAACACAACATTGACAGGACCTTTGAAGTCGCCAAGAAGGTGTGGGCTGAAGTGTTCTTCTACCTCGCCGAGAACAATGTCATGTTTGAAGGTATCCTCTTGAAGCCTAGTATGGTCACCCCTGGAGCAGAGTGCAAGGAAAGGGCCACCCCACAGCAAGTTGCTGACTACACCCTCAACCTCCTCCGCCAAAGAATCCCTCCTGCCGTCCCAGGAATCATG TTTTTGTCTGGTGGACAATCTGAAGTTGAGGCTACTCTTAACTTGAACGCCATGAACCAAGGTCCCAACCCATGGCACGTGTCGTTCTCATATGCAAGAGCCCTTCAGAACACATGCCTTACGACATGGGGTGGAAGACCAGAAAATGTGCAGGCAGCTCAGGAAGCTTTGCTTGTTAGAGCAAAGGCCAACTCTCTGGCTCAGCTCGGGAAATACGCTGGTGAGGGTGAGTCCGAGGAGGCCAAGAAAGGAATGTTCGTGAAGGGATACGTTTACTAG